The Deinococcus koreensis genome window below encodes:
- a CDS encoding helix-turn-helix domain-containing protein encodes MTTSGLDAISTLGVLPPAGPSCVHLPLNVSPQELARYAVGLANARGGTVLVGVDLVGGAPAERDAGELHPLMVTHAIFELSGGRLTVNVQHHRLPGGARVLAVFVPQAPYVLAAPDGSVIAWDGAHLVPVTPSEAEPVADQDFTATVPPDASLADLDPAEVARLRGLGRRIEAARLPDLDFLRELGLLIPSHGALRPTLAAILLAGTPAALRAHVPQSEVCYYHHAGSDVEFQFREDLLRPIPALLTRLAELIQARNRFTPVQVGLFRIEVWDQDEAVYREALLNALTHRDYTLRDAVHVHHHPDRLEILNPGGLPGGITPGNILRHQPKRRNPLLAEVLARLGLVERAGVGVDKMYSLMLRHGKEPPEYITYPDAVTLSLHSPGFDADFVRFVARKQEEMQTLSLDMLIVLSLLLREGEATRGTLARALQLPEDRTPRLLRSMEEHGLIGRAGVGRGISYTLSAEVWLALGRREAGAGGAALVSPAPSPDPDRSGQPTPVARPTRPAPPAARPAKTARPGAASAAGPSRGEIRAIALALAREQGRVRNVDLRAACGLSTQQAWRTLRRLVQDGLLRKLGTGTRDAAYERV; translated from the coding sequence GTGACGACCTCCGGCCTGGACGCCATCTCGACCCTGGGGGTGCTGCCGCCCGCCGGGCCCAGCTGCGTGCATCTGCCGCTGAACGTCTCCCCCCAGGAACTCGCCCGCTACGCCGTGGGTCTGGCCAACGCGCGGGGCGGCACCGTGCTGGTCGGCGTGGATCTGGTGGGGGGCGCTCCTGCCGAGCGCGACGCCGGGGAACTGCACCCGCTGATGGTCACGCACGCGATCTTCGAACTCTCCGGCGGGCGCCTGACTGTGAACGTGCAGCACCACCGCCTGCCCGGGGGCGCGCGGGTGCTGGCCGTGTTCGTGCCGCAGGCGCCCTACGTGCTGGCCGCGCCCGACGGCTCCGTGATCGCCTGGGACGGCGCGCATCTGGTGCCGGTCACGCCCTCGGAGGCCGAGCCGGTGGCCGATCAGGACTTCACGGCCACCGTGCCGCCCGACGCCTCGCTGGCCGACCTCGACCCGGCCGAGGTGGCCCGCCTGCGTGGCCTGGGGCGCCGGATCGAGGCCGCCCGACTGCCCGATCTGGACTTCCTGCGCGAGCTGGGGCTGCTGATCCCCAGCCACGGGGCGCTGCGGCCCACGCTGGCCGCCATCCTGCTGGCGGGCACGCCGGCCGCCCTGCGCGCCCACGTGCCGCAGTCCGAGGTCTGTTACTACCACCACGCCGGCAGCGACGTGGAATTCCAGTTCCGTGAGGATCTGCTGCGGCCCATTCCGGCGCTGCTCACCCGCCTGGCCGAACTGATCCAGGCCCGCAACCGCTTCACTCCCGTGCAGGTGGGCCTGTTCCGTATCGAGGTCTGGGATCAGGACGAGGCCGTATACCGCGAGGCGCTGCTCAACGCCCTGACCCACCGCGACTACACTCTGCGCGACGCCGTGCATGTCCACCACCATCCGGATCGGCTGGAGATCCTGAACCCGGGCGGGCTGCCGGGGGGCATCACGCCGGGCAACATCCTGCGCCACCAGCCCAAACGCCGGAACCCCCTGCTGGCCGAGGTGCTGGCCCGCCTGGGGCTGGTCGAGCGCGCCGGGGTGGGGGTGGACAAGATGTACTCGCTGATGCTGCGCCACGGCAAGGAGCCCCCGGAGTACATCACCTACCCGGACGCCGTGACCCTGAGCCTGCATTCGCCGGGCTTCGACGCCGACTTCGTGCGCTTCGTGGCCCGCAAGCAGGAAGAGATGCAGACCCTCTCGCTGGACATGCTGATCGTGCTGAGCCTGCTGCTGCGCGAGGGCGAGGCCACCCGGGGCACCCTGGCCCGCGCCCTGCAGCTCCCGGAAGACCGCACCCCCAGACTGCTGCGGAGCATGGAAGAACACGGCCTGATCGGGCGCGCCGGCGTGGGGCGCGGCATCTCCTACACGCTGAGCGCCGAGGTCTGGCTGGCCCTGGGGCGCCGGGAGGCGGGAGCGGGGGGCGCCGCCCTGGTCTCCCCCGCTCCATCGCCCGATCCGGATCGATCCGGGCAGCCGACCCCGGTGGCGCGGCCCACCCGCCCAGCCCCACCCGCTGCCCGGCCGGCGAAGACGGCCAGACCAGGGGCGGCCAGCGCCGCCGGCCCCTCGCGTGGGGAGATCCGCGCCATCGCCCTGGCCCTGGCCCGCGAGCAGGGGCGGGTACGGAACGTGGATCTGCGTGCCGCCTGCGGCCTGAGCACCCAGCAGGCGTGGCGCACCCTGCGCCGGCTGGTGCAGGACGGCCTGCTGCGGAAGCTGGGCACCGGCACCCGCGACGCCGCCTACGAACGGGTCTGA
- the recF gene encoding DNA replication/repair protein RecF (All proteins in this family for which functions are known are DNA-binding proteins that assist the filamentation of RecA onto DNA for the initiation of recombination or recombinational repair.), which produces MLPVLLSALSTLNYRNLAPCTLHFPEGVTAVHGENGAGKTNLLEAAYLALTGLSDVTRLEQLVQQGEKEAYVRADLDSGGSLSVQEVGLGRGRRQLKVDGVRVRAGDLPRGSAVWIRPEDSELVFGAPTGRRSYLDSLLSRVSARYAQQLARYERTVSQRNAALRSGEAWAMHVWDEALIKLGPEIMLVRRRALTRLNELAAEANTALGSRKALTLELTESTTPETFAGDLLARQAEELARGSTVTGPHRDDLLLTLGGFPATEYASRGEGRTIALALRRAELELLAERFGEKPLLLIDDFSAELDPGRRSFLLDLAASVPQAIVTGTERAPGAAQTLRAHAGRFTPDGDSRDGDPPGGDLDADADDDLPAGDAWEIQDVLEAGA; this is translated from the coding sequence ATGCTCCCTGTGCTGCTGTCGGCCCTGTCTACCCTAAATTACCGGAATCTGGCGCCCTGTACGCTGCATTTTCCGGAAGGAGTGACGGCGGTACACGGCGAGAACGGAGCCGGCAAGACCAACCTGCTGGAAGCGGCGTATCTGGCGCTCACCGGCCTGAGCGACGTGACCCGCCTGGAACAGCTGGTGCAGCAGGGCGAGAAGGAAGCCTACGTGCGCGCCGATCTGGACTCGGGCGGCAGCCTGAGCGTCCAGGAGGTCGGGCTGGGGCGCGGGCGGCGGCAGCTGAAAGTGGACGGCGTGCGCGTGCGGGCCGGCGACCTGCCCCGGGGCAGCGCGGTCTGGATCCGTCCCGAGGACTCCGAACTCGTGTTCGGGGCGCCCACGGGCCGCCGCTCGTACCTGGACTCGCTGCTCTCGCGCGTCAGCGCCCGCTACGCGCAGCAGCTCGCCCGCTACGAGCGCACGGTCTCGCAGCGCAACGCGGCGCTGCGGAGCGGCGAGGCCTGGGCCATGCACGTCTGGGACGAGGCACTCATCAAGCTGGGGCCGGAGATCATGCTGGTGCGCCGCCGCGCCCTGACCCGCCTGAACGAACTGGCCGCCGAGGCGAACACGGCGCTGGGCAGCCGCAAGGCGCTGACCCTGGAACTCACGGAATCCACCACGCCGGAGACCTTCGCGGGCGACCTGCTGGCCCGCCAGGCCGAGGAACTGGCGCGCGGCTCCACGGTCACCGGCCCGCACCGCGACGACCTGCTGCTGACCCTGGGCGGCTTTCCGGCCACCGAATACGCCAGCCGGGGCGAGGGCCGCACCATCGCGTTGGCCCTGCGCCGCGCCGAACTGGAGCTGCTGGCCGAGCGCTTCGGCGAGAAGCCGCTGCTCCTCATCGACGATTTCTCGGCGGAACTCGATCCGGGGCGGCGGAGCTTCCTGCTCGACCTGGCCGCCAGCGTGCCGCAGGCCATCGTGACCGGCACCGAGCGGGCGCCGGGCGCGGCCCAGACCCTGCGGGCCCACGCCGGGCGCTTTACCCCGGACGGCGACAGCCGGGATGGCGACCCCCCAGGGGGCGACCTGGACGCCGACGCCGACGACGACCTCCCGGCCGGGGACGCCTGGGAGATTCAGGACGTGCTGGAGGCCGGCGCGTGA
- the truD gene encoding tRNA pseudouridine(13) synthase TruD, with translation MVVGIVSLVFDWSALRPLTAGTGTAGELRRHAADFRVQEVPAYALSGQGEFLFVELEKTGHTTSHVLRELTAQLGLRERDIGVAGLKDRHAVTTQWLSLPAKVEDRLGQFALDGVSVLQTTRHTNKLGMGHLRANRFVVRVRGASGQGNLAREVLDSLGRQGVPNYFGPQRFGLGGLNAEEGLRVLRGESRLRDPRVRRFLTTSVQSMIFNSFLSLRLERGVFDSLLGGDMAKKHDTGGVFLVEDAAQESPRAARGEVSATGTLFGRKVRPLQREAGELEREALAQFGLSPEVFSSRKGDRRLTRVFLEEAGVTDEEDGFSVAFTLPRGSFATSVLREIMKTDVDAAALSEEPDETGTGGEE, from the coding sequence ATGGTGGTCGGCATCGTGAGTCTGGTGTTCGACTGGTCGGCCCTGCGTCCCCTCACCGCCGGGACGGGAACGGCGGGAGAGCTGCGCCGTCATGCCGCCGATTTCCGCGTACAGGAAGTGCCGGCGTATGCGCTCAGCGGCCAGGGGGAATTTCTGTTCGTGGAGCTGGAGAAGACCGGGCACACCACCTCGCATGTGCTGCGCGAACTGACCGCGCAGCTGGGCCTGCGCGAGCGCGACATCGGCGTAGCCGGGCTCAAGGATCGCCACGCGGTGACGACCCAGTGGCTCAGCCTGCCGGCCAAAGTCGAAGACCGGCTGGGCCAGTTCGCGCTCGACGGCGTGAGCGTGCTGCAGACCACCCGGCATACCAACAAGCTGGGCATGGGGCATCTGCGCGCCAACCGCTTCGTGGTGCGGGTGCGCGGCGCCTCCGGTCAGGGGAACCTGGCCCGCGAGGTGCTGGACAGCCTGGGCCGCCAGGGGGTGCCGAACTACTTCGGGCCCCAGCGCTTCGGCCTGGGGGGCCTCAATGCCGAGGAGGGGCTGCGCGTGCTGCGCGGCGAATCCAGGCTGCGTGACCCGCGCGTGCGGCGCTTCCTGACCACCAGCGTGCAGAGCATGATCTTCAATTCCTTCCTGAGCCTGCGGCTGGAGCGCGGCGTGTTCGACTCGCTGCTGGGCGGCGACATGGCCAAGAAGCACGACACGGGCGGAGTCTTTCTGGTCGAGGACGCGGCCCAGGAGTCCCCCCGCGCCGCCCGGGGCGAGGTCAGCGCGACCGGCACGCTCTTCGGGCGCAAGGTTCGGCCCCTGCAGCGCGAGGCCGGCGAGCTGGAGCGCGAGGCGCTGGCGCAGTTCGGCCTCAGCCCGGAGGTGTTCTCCTCACGCAAGGGCGACCGCCGCCTGACCCGGGTCTTTCTGGAGGAAGCCGGCGTGACCGACGAGGAGGACGGCTTCAGCGTGGCCTTCACCCTGCCGCGCGGAAGTTTCGCCACCAGCGTCCTGCGCGAGATCATGAAAACAGATGTGGACGCCGCCGCGCTGAGTGAGGAACCGGACGAGACCGGAACCGGAGGAGAAGAGTGA
- a CDS encoding DUF721 domain-containing protein, whose product MNATLGTAKLARGIGRARAILAWPQAVGPEIARLTRPRTQQGSVLFIEVRDSATAHHLTMQRHHFLKSLTSLLGDDSVTELRFSVGPVREVVAAPPPPALPAPDKARARRLVQQVEGELKPAALRAAEAITRARRWREEQGWRPCPVCEEPSKEQPCRACALTLADPNVKRAARALLRDPERLPGLPETLGDSGANAARHLALRLLEGQLDLLALECIRSGQEDGYREFLAQQADVYLSLSLRRPRTALMRRDRVSLPENARNVLNAGRG is encoded by the coding sequence ATGAACGCCACCCTGGGCACGGCCAAGCTGGCGCGCGGCATCGGGCGGGCGCGGGCCATCCTGGCGTGGCCCCAGGCGGTCGGGCCGGAGATCGCGCGGCTGACCCGCCCTCGCACCCAGCAGGGCAGCGTGCTGTTCATCGAGGTGCGCGACAGCGCCACGGCCCACCACCTGACCATGCAGCGCCACCATTTCCTGAAGTCGCTGACTTCCCTGCTGGGCGACGATTCCGTGACCGAGCTGCGCTTCAGCGTGGGCCCGGTGCGCGAGGTCGTGGCCGCGCCGCCCCCGCCCGCGCTGCCGGCCCCCGACAAGGCCCGGGCGCGGCGGCTGGTGCAGCAGGTCGAGGGCGAGCTGAAACCGGCCGCCCTGCGCGCCGCCGAGGCCATCACCCGGGCCCGCAGATGGCGCGAGGAACAGGGCTGGCGCCCCTGCCCGGTGTGCGAGGAGCCCAGCAAGGAGCAGCCCTGCCGGGCCTGCGCCCTGACGCTGGCCGACCCCAACGTGAAGCGGGCGGCGCGGGCCCTGCTGCGCGACCCCGAACGCCTGCCGGGGCTGCCCGAGACCCTGGGCGACAGCGGCGCGAACGCCGCGCGCCATCTGGCCCTGCGTCTGCTCGAAGGCCAGCTCGACCTGCTGGCCCTGGAATGCATCCGCAGCGGCCAGGAGGACGGCTACCGCGAGTTCCTGGCGCAGCAGGCCGACGTCTATCTGTCGCTCAGCCTGCGCCGCCCCCGCACCGCCCTGATGCGCCGCGACCGGGTCAGCCTGCCCGAGAACGCCCGCAACGTCCTGAACGCCGGGCGCGGCTGA
- a CDS encoding N-formylglutamate amidohydrolase: MPPSRYALLIVTPHPSGQLPADVLRDMLGDGAFHTPTREAFLRRLFLDGDPYTDLLYSLPGARHVQAPWSRFAADLNRDRDDRVDNGVLKLMDFARQPLYPPDFVLDEAAREARLRRLWDSFDALVQSELQGARLMIVGHSMGTHGPALGHDTGTPRPAICLMPGEDAEPTFPRVHWAALRAECEAAFADMIVGSPYRRVTIGEPWATDTLSLNHSRRSGVPAFGIEFNAGLYLRDGQPMDDAIRALNAGFGRFAQAALALLG; the protein is encoded by the coding sequence ATGCCCCCGTCCCGCTACGCCCTGCTGATCGTCACCCCACATCCCTCCGGCCAGCTGCCCGCCGACGTGCTGCGCGATATGCTCGGCGACGGCGCCTTCCACACGCCCACCCGCGAGGCCTTCCTGCGCCGCCTCTTTCTGGACGGCGATCCCTATACCGACCTGCTGTACTCGCTGCCCGGCGCGCGGCATGTCCAGGCCCCCTGGAGCCGTTTCGCCGCCGACCTGAACCGCGACCGGGACGACCGTGTGGACAACGGCGTGCTCAAACTGATGGACTTCGCTCGCCAGCCGCTCTACCCGCCAGACTTCGTACTGGACGAGGCCGCCCGCGAGGCCCGCCTGCGCCGCCTCTGGGACTCGTTCGACGCCCTGGTGCAGTCCGAACTCCAGGGCGCCCGCCTGATGATCGTGGGCCACTCCATGGGCACCCACGGCCCGGCGCTGGGCCACGATACTGGCACGCCCCGCCCCGCCATCTGCCTGATGCCCGGCGAAGACGCCGAGCCCACCTTCCCCCGAGTCCACTGGGCCGCCCTGCGCGCCGAGTGTGAAGCGGCGTTCGCCGACATGATCGTGGGGAGCCCCTACCGCCGCGTGACCATCGGTGAGCCCTGGGCCACCGACACGCTCAGCCTGAATCACTCGCGCCGCTCGGGTGTACCCGCCTTCGGCATCGAGTTCAACGCCGGGCTGTACCTGAGAGATGGTCAGCCGATGGACGACGCGATCCGCGCCCTGAACGCCGGTTTCGGGCGCTTCGCACAGGCCGCCCTGGCGCTGCTGGGTTAG
- a CDS encoding polyprenyl synthetase family protein → MRPELLSRALSLLPERGGRPELEHYLEMLRDYPQRGGKGIRSELLLASARVHGARPGTPAWEGALWLAAALELFQNWVLIHDDIEDDSEERRGQPALHRLHGTPLAINAGDALHVYMWEAVHRSGVPGAMEEFLTMIHRTAEGQHLDLSWVEHREWALQEADYLQMVELKTSYYTVIAPLRLGAIAAGVSPHPAFRDAGLALGTAFQIRDDVLNLLGDPAKYGKEIGGDLLEGKRTLIVLHWLAGAEVDQKEAFLEQMLRNRPDKDPGVIDEIHRWLLDSGSVNYAQDYAHAQARVGLELLEEAFQHAPDAGAAQELLGAVRELATRDA, encoded by the coding sequence ATGCGGCCTGAACTGTTGTCCCGCGCCCTGTCCCTGCTGCCGGAGCGGGGGGGGCGGCCTGAACTGGAGCACTACCTGGAAATGCTGCGCGACTATCCGCAGCGCGGCGGCAAGGGCATCCGCAGCGAGCTGCTGCTCGCCAGTGCCCGCGTCCACGGCGCCCGGCCCGGCACCCCGGCGTGGGAGGGGGCGCTGTGGCTCGCCGCCGCCCTGGAACTGTTCCAGAACTGGGTGCTGATCCACGACGACATCGAGGACGATTCCGAGGAGCGGCGCGGCCAGCCGGCCCTGCACCGCCTGCACGGCACTCCGCTGGCGATCAATGCTGGCGACGCCCTGCACGTGTACATGTGGGAGGCGGTGCATCGCTCGGGCGTGCCGGGCGCCATGGAGGAGTTCCTGACCATGATCCACCGCACCGCCGAGGGCCAGCACCTCGACCTCTCGTGGGTGGAGCACCGCGAGTGGGCGCTGCAGGAGGCCGACTACCTGCAGATGGTGGAGCTGAAGACCTCGTACTACACGGTGATCGCGCCGCTGCGGCTGGGGGCCATCGCCGCCGGGGTCTCGCCCCACCCGGCCTTCCGGGACGCGGGCCTGGCGCTGGGCACCGCCTTCCAGATCCGCGACGACGTGCTGAACCTGTTGGGCGACCCGGCCAAGTACGGCAAGGAGATCGGCGGCGACCTGCTGGAAGGCAAGCGCACCCTGATCGTGCTGCACTGGCTGGCCGGGGCAGAAGTGGACCAGAAGGAGGCGTTTCTGGAGCAGATGCTGCGGAACCGGCCCGACAAAGACCCCGGCGTCATCGACGAGATCCACCGCTGGCTGCTGGACAGCGGCAGCGTGAACTACGCGCAGGACTACGCCCACGCCCAGGCCCGCGTGGGGCTGGAGCTGCTGGAGGAAGCCTTCCAGCACGCGCCGGATGCGGGAGCGGCTCAGGAGCTGCTCGGGGCTGTGCGGGAGCTGGCAACGCGGGACGCCTGA
- a CDS encoding DUF3293 domain-containing protein yields MGHSDQRRGFLAAGYGRPGERFRLAAFPAGGPGSGPASQGMSWAPVGRRWAVVTAWNPGGRRASGEHNETAQRTLSQRWKGAALDGLNGEGAWAEPALILLDAPLTEALRLGREFDQAAILYGVGRRVALVWLNRGRTRIERYWAAPVGGSGEARPV; encoded by the coding sequence GTGGGTCACTCCGACCAGAGGCGGGGCTTTCTGGCTGCCGGATACGGCCGGCCCGGCGAGCGCTTCCGGCTGGCCGCGTTCCCCGCAGGCGGGCCCGGCAGCGGCCCCGCCTCGCAGGGGATGTCCTGGGCCCCGGTCGGCCGGCGCTGGGCGGTCGTGACCGCCTGGAACCCCGGCGGGCGGCGGGCCTCGGGGGAGCACAACGAGACGGCCCAGCGCACGCTGAGTCAGCGCTGGAAGGGCGCCGCCCTGGACGGCCTCAATGGAGAGGGGGCCTGGGCCGAGCCGGCCCTGATCCTGCTGGACGCGCCACTGACCGAGGCGCTGCGGCTGGGCCGCGAGTTCGATCAGGCGGCGATCCTGTACGGGGTGGGCCGGCGGGTGGCACTGGTCTGGCTGAACCGCGGGAGGACACGGATCGAGAGGTACTGGGCCGCGCCGGTTGGCGGTTCGGGAGAAGCGCGGCCTGTATAG
- a CDS encoding MogA/MoaB family molybdenum cofactor biosynthesis protein: protein MTDTHLKTADLSGTGGPADQTSAPGTAPATGQTSGQTPGQTPAQASAQQHRDAAPRSARVAVVTISDTRTAETDTSGQYLMEQLRAGGHEVVGYRVVKDDAVEIRAALVQYAREAQIVLSSGGTGITGRDVTVPVVESLLTKQIPGFGELFRMLSYQQVGGAAMLSRAVGGLCRGAAVFAMPGSLNAVKTAWEGILRDELSHLVFELERHGQPGVTQTGVEPLPAAPAPAYVSLERPPLAPLPGGFPQPGTGGGVAAGLGRHKKGDGRP, encoded by the coding sequence ATGACCGACACCCACCTCAAGACCGCTGACCTGTCTGGAACCGGGGGGCCCGCAGACCAGACCAGTGCCCCTGGAACGGCCCCGGCGACCGGGCAGACCAGCGGGCAGACGCCTGGGCAGACCCCCGCCCAGGCCTCGGCCCAGCAGCACCGGGACGCCGCGCCGCGTTCGGCCCGCGTGGCCGTGGTGACCATCAGCGACACCCGTACGGCCGAGACCGACACCAGCGGCCAGTACCTGATGGAACAGCTGCGGGCGGGCGGTCACGAGGTCGTGGGCTACCGGGTCGTGAAGGACGACGCGGTCGAGATCCGCGCCGCGCTGGTGCAGTACGCCCGCGAAGCACAGATCGTCCTGTCCTCGGGGGGCACGGGCATCACCGGGCGCGACGTGACCGTGCCGGTGGTGGAGTCGCTGCTGACCAAACAGATTCCGGGCTTCGGCGAGCTGTTCCGGATGCTCAGCTACCAGCAGGTCGGCGGCGCGGCCATGCTCTCGCGGGCGGTGGGCGGGCTGTGCCGGGGAGCGGCGGTCTTCGCCATGCCCGGCAGCCTGAACGCCGTGAAAACCGCCTGGGAGGGCATCCTGCGGGATGAACTGAGCCACCTCGTGTTCGAGCTCGAGCGGCACGGTCAGCCGGGCGTGACCCAGACCGGCGTGGAGCCGCTGCCTGCGGCCCCGGCGCCGGCTTATGTCTCGCTGGAGCGCCCCCCCCTGGCGCCCCTGCCCGGCGGCTTCCCCCAGCCGGGCACCGGCGGCGGGGTGGCGGCGGGTCTGGGGCGTCACAAGAAAGGTGATGGTCGGCCCTGA